One part of the Rutidosis leptorrhynchoides isolate AG116_Rl617_1_P2 chromosome 1, CSIRO_AGI_Rlap_v1, whole genome shotgun sequence genome encodes these proteins:
- the LOC139891316 gene encoding uncharacterized protein — translation MCRTKNPDIVFVQESKCNTVDDRWVELIWGSSNVSYVQKPKIGKSGGLLIIRDPSIFVVTAAVEKRHFIAIKGKLKGKDNESIIVNVYGPHNDNDKSIFFDSLDVLLNASNVDWIIGGDFNEVHFSSECQNSRFISRRACVFNDFIDRNQLIEIPLLGKRFTRISDDGRELSKLDRFLVNESFVQMWGHTSVIALDRRTSDHCPLILRDSNIDFGPKLFKLFNIWLENKDVEKIIVDAWNEQNALRTWSKYQYGTLDEEIENWQNITKEMEEKADSGSLNDDDRTSWINARAI, via the exons atgtgcCGAACTAAAAATCCGGACATAGTTTTCGTTCAAGAATCTAAATGTAATACAGTTGATGATAGGTGGGTTGAACTCATTTGGGGTTCATCAAATGTTAGTTACGTACAGAAACCAAAAATTGGTAAGTCGGGTGGATTGTTAATAATTCGGGACCCATCGATCTTCGTTGTTACTGCTGCAGTCGAAAAGAGGCACTTCATAGCTATTAAAGGTAAATTGAAGGGTAAAGATAATGAATCGATCATAGTAAATGTGTACGGACcccataatgataatgataaaagcattttcttcgatAGCCTGGATGTTTTGTTAAACGCCTCAAATGTCGATTGGATTATAGGGGGTGATTTTAATGAGGTTCATTTTAGTTCAGAATGTCAAAATTCGAGATTCATCAGTAGGCGAGCTTGTGTGTTCAATGATTTTATTGATCGTAACCAACTTATTGAAATCCCCCTACTCGGGAAAAGATTTACGAGAATTAGTGATGACGGTCGTGAATTGAGTAAGCTTGATCGTTTTTTGGTAAATGAAAGTTTTGTTCAAATGTGGGGTCATACCTCTGTCATCGCCTTGGATAGACGTACTTCTGACCATTGTCCGTTGATTCTTCGAGATTCGAACATTGATTTTGGGCCTAAACTGTTTAAATTGTTTAATATCTGGCTCGAAAACAAAGATGTCGAAAAGATCATTGTTGATGCTTGGAACGAGCAG AATGCTCTTCGAACATGGAGCAAATACCAATATGGAACGCTTGATGAGGAAATTGAAAATTGGCAAAATATAACCAAAGAGATGGAAGAAAAGGCTGATTCCGGTTCATTAAATGATGATGATCGAACTTCATGGATTAACGCGAGAGCAATTTAG